TTTTCCAGAAGCTCAGGGAGGGAAAGATGGCAGTGACTTCCCAGGTAAATCCGGAGGAGGCCAGAGCTGCTCTGGAGCCTTTCCTGAAGGAGGGCAAAGACGTGCTCCATCTGGGATTTTCTTCCGGACTGTCCGGCACCTGCAACAGCATGATGATCGCAGGAGAGGAACTGAAGGAGGACTACCCGGACCGGAAGGTGATCGTGATCGACACCCTGTGCGCCTGCCTGGGAGAGGCCCTGCTCCTCTACTACGCAGTGAAGCTGAGGGACGAAGGAAAGACCATCGAGGAAGTAGCCCAGTGGGCGGAGGAGAATAAGCTCCACATCTGTCATGACGTGACGGTGGACGATCTCAACCATCTGCAGAGAGGCGGCCGGATCTCCAAGACTACCGCCATCCTGGGCACCATGGTGCAGATCAAGCCCATCATCCACATGGACGACACCGGGCACCTGCAGGTGATCGGGAAGGAGCGCGGAAGGAAGAAATCCCTTAACAAGATCGTGGATATGGCGGTGGAGCAGTCAAAAGGCTGGGATAACGACATTATCATGATCACCCACGGAGACTGCCTTGAGGACGCAGAGTATGTGGCAGGTCTGGTGCGCCAGAAGATGGGCATCGACAACATCCTGATCAACAATATCGGAACCGTGATCGGAAGCCATACCGGCCCGGGAGTTGTGGCAGTGTTCTGCCTGGGTAACAAGCGATAGGACGGAAGAAGCCATGAGAAAGAATCTTGTGATCGACAGCCGCATGAAGGAGCTGTGGCCGGCAGTGCGGGTGGGCTGTCTTCAGTACCAGGTACAGGTAGAGAAGAAGAACCCGGAACTGTGGGCTTACCTTAAGAAAGAGATCTATAAGAAGGCAAAAGACGCCATCTTCGATTATGGGGTCAATGAGATCCCCAATATCAAAGAGTCCCGGGCGGCCTACAAGGCGTTCGGGAAGGATCCCAGCCGCTACCGGGTGTCCTCGGAGGCGCTGATCCGGCGGATCGGCCAGGGGAAGGGCCTCTATGAGGTGAACACGGTGGTGGATGTGAACAACCTGA
This window of the Massilistercora timonensis genome carries:
- a CDS encoding DegV family protein yields the protein MSDFVITVNSTVDVPKEWLEERNVPVVPLKYTIDGETYEDMNGLSAKEFFQKLREGKMAVTSQVNPEEARAALEPFLKEGKDVLHLGFSSGLSGTCNSMMIAGEELKEDYPDRKVIVIDTLCACLGEALLLYYAVKLRDEGKTIEEVAQWAEENKLHICHDVTVDDLNHLQRGGRISKTTAILGTMVQIKPIIHMDDTGHLQVIGKERGRKKSLNKIVDMAVEQSKGWDNDIIMITHGDCLEDAEYVAGLVRQKMGIDNILINNIGTVIGSHTGPGVVAVFCLGNKR